Within Candidatus Gastranaerophilales bacterium, the genomic segment GTATTTATCCCAAATCAGTTCAAAAATCCGGCAAACCCTGAGATTCATGAAAAAACAACGGCACGTGAAATCTGGGATGACACTGACGGCAAAGTCGATATAGTAATATCGGGAATAGGCACGGGAGGAACCCTTATGGGGATTGCCAAAGAGCTTAAATCTAAAAAACCGTTGCTTGAAACGGTGGCTGTTGAACCTTATGAAAGTTCGGTACTTACAGGACACCCTAAAGGTCCGCATGGCATACAGGGGATAGGACCGGGTTTTATTCCCGCAATTGTAAATTTGGATTACTTTGACACTATAATGAGGGTGCATACCACAACTGCTATAGGTATGGCGCGCAAACTTGCCAAAAAAGAAGGGATTTTATGCGGCATATCAGGAGGCGCTGCTCTGGCTGCTGCTATTGAACTTGCGAAAGAAGAACAAAATAAAGGAAAACTTATTGTCTGTATTTTGCCTGATAACGGCGAAAGATACTTAAACACAGAACTTTTTCATGAAGATTCCAATAAGTAAAATATTGAATATTTTTTACAGATATAATATGCTTAGATTATAAAAAAAGATATATAAGGAACAGAACCTTGAACGAGCCAAAACGCTGGTATGATATAGACCCTACGGTAAGCTTAGCCGTAAGTTTAATCAAAAATTCCGATGAAAGCAAACAAAAAGAGTGTGCTGCTTTTATTATAAAAAAGTTGAAAAAGTTAAATATTAAAAAAACCGATAAGTTTGTAGTGTTCAGAGTGTTTGAGCAGCGCTGGTATGACGAAATAGAAGAAGTCTATAACGCCTTTGAATACTTAAGGAACGCTGATTTAAAAACTCAAAAAGAAGTAAGCGTAGAAATCATAAACAACCTTTATTATTCTTTTAACGAGTAGTGAGAATCTCCCAGACTTCGTCTGCAAAACGCTTCCAAGTATAGGTTGCGCTTAGTTCTTGTGCGTTTGCACAAATTTCTTTGTAGCGGTTTTTGTCTTTGTAAAACAAATTCAGGACAGTATTCATTTTGGCTGCAAGGTTAAAAATCCCATGTTTTTGCCGTCTGAAAATAAACCCGTTTTTGCCGTCTTGTAATAATTCGGCGCTGCCTGCAGTAGAGCTTGCGACGGTAGGTACAAAATATGATGCCGCTTCAAGCAGCACAAGCCCGAAGGCTTCGTTTACAGAAGGCATAACAAGGCAATCCAGTTCGTTATAAAACTCGTCCATGTCAACATTATAGTCGAGGATTTCAACTCTTTTGCCCAAATTAAATAAAGACAAAAGAAATTTCATCAGAACATCTTTTTTGTATTTAGAATGAATGATTTTTGCTTTAAAATTGTTGTTTTTTAGGCTTAAAAGCCAAAGCGCCGCCACAAACATGTGTCCGCCCTTGTTTATTGCACTGCCTGCTACAATGCCGAAAGTACATACTTTATTTTGCCGCCTTGTCAGATTTTTAGGCTCATCTGCTCCGGGATAGACCGCAAAAATACTGCTTTCATCAAAGATGGTGTTCTCAATATAATCTTTTTTTACCATATCAGACATTGCAAACACTTTTTGGTTTAGCCCGGTGAATTGGTTTTGGAATTTTAGTATTTTTTTGCGGTTTAAAATATTAAGTATTGCCGTCAGCCATAGGGGTTTGCAGTTTTTATTTTTATAAATAACACTGTGTGAATGCACCATGATATTGCCGTAAGGCGCCAAAACATCACTGGATAAAACTATATCGTAAGAACTTTCGTCAAGCAGTTTTTTTATTTTTTCAAAAAATCCAGCCATATCACTAAAAGGACAAAATCCTAAAATATTAATGTCATTAACCCCTTCTATTTTATCAACGGAAGACAGTCCGCAGAAGATATGCAGTTCAATCTCGGGGTTTGCAATGAAATTTTCAATAAGCCGCGCACTTACTTTGTTAGCGCCGCCTCTTATTTTACCGTCTTGCGGGAAACATTTATCCAAAGAATCAATAATAAGTGCTAACTTCTTCATCTCTAACTAACTTTTTTTTTAAAGCTAAATCCTTTTTTACCCTGAGCGTCAAATTCGTTTGAAATTTTTTGCAGTTCAAGTGTAAAGAGTTCAAGAGAGTCAATTTTTTTGATTCTCCCGCTTTCTACCAGCGAAACATGCCCGGTTTCTTCCGATACGACGATACAAACCGCGTCCGTAATTTCTGTAATACCGATAGCGGCTCTGTGTCTTGTACCGTATTGCCAGCTTAATTCAGGGTCGTCAGTCAGAGGCAGCAATACCCCTGCAGCTAAAATTTTATTTTTTGTCATAATAAGAGCGCCGTCATGCAAAGCGGTGTTGGGATGGAAAATAGTTAATATCAGTTCGCTCGAAATAGCGGCGTTTAGCCTTGTGCCGACTTCCGAGTATCCCGTCATATTTTCATCATCCTGAATAACAATCAGGGCGCCTATTTTAGATTTGCTTAGATATTTAACCGATTCAAACAGCTCTTTGGTAAAGTTAACATTCGGGTTTGAGGTTTTAGGCATTGAGAACAGGGTTTTATGAATAAAACTGTGCTGACCTAAATAACCTAAGAATTTTCGCAGCTCCGGCTGGAAAATTACCACCAGAGAGAATAGCAAAATTGTACTTATTCCTTCCAAAAACCTGCCTAAAATAAGCAAGTTAAGCATAATCAGTATTTTAGAAAAGATAAATAAAGCAATGATACTGAATATTCCGTTGAAGAGCTTTTTTGAAGCGGAGCGTTTAATAAAATTGAGGTAAAACCCTATGATAATAACGGCTATTACCAATAATTCAAATATTACCGTAGGCTGGCTAAAGCTGTTAACGGCTTCTGCAAATCTGGTATGAATAATACTGTTAAGAGCTTCCAGCTTGGTTCTCCTTTACAATCGCTGCGGAATTTCATCATGACAAATTAAGTCGTCATAAGACTGCCTTCTTATAATAATATCAGATTGTCCGTTATTTACCAATACCATAGCAGGTTTAAGTACACGATTATAATTGCTGGACATGGAGTAACCGTAAGCCCCGGTGTTAAAAACACAGATTATATCGCCTTCTTGAGTTATCGGCAGTTCAATATCTTTTATTAAAATATCACCTGATTCACAAAAACGACCCGCAATAGTTACAATTTCTTTATTGTCATCATTAACATTATTGGCAACAACCGCGCTGTATTCTGCCTGATACATACTTGGGCGGGGGTTATCAGCCATACCGCCGTCTACCGCCACGTATTTTTTGCCTGTTTGCGGGATAACTTTTGACGACCCCACTGTGTATAAAGTTACACCTGCTGTTGCGATAATACTTCTGCCGGGCTCAATGTAAATGACGGGTTCTTCTTTGATATCATATTTTTGCATACCGTCTTTTATAGATTTAATAATTACATCGGCTATTTTAAAAATTGAAGGCGGGGTATCTTCTTTTATATATGTTACGCCTAATCCGCCGCCGATATTCATCTCTGTTAATTCAATACCAAACTCATCTCTTATTTTTTTGAAAGTTTCACAAAACACCTGAACTTCGTCATAATAAACCTGCGTTTCAAAAATTTGAGAACCGATATGGGCATGAAGTCCTTTTAAATTGAGGTTTGTATACTCGTCACGGATTAATTCCACAGCTTCTTTCAGCTGGGTTAAATCAAATCCGAACTTGCTGTCCAAATGTCCTGTCTGAATATATTCATGGGTATGGCATTCAATACCGGGGGTGATTCTGAGCAGAATATCCTGTGTTTTGTTTTTTGACTTCAAAATATTGTCTAAAAGCGCAAGTTCCAGGAAATTATCTGCTGATATGCGTCCCACGCCATTATCTATAGCCATTTCCAACTCTTCTTGTGTTTTATTGTTACCGTTGAAAAGGATTTTTGAACAATCAAAATCGGATTTTAACGCTGTATAAAGCTCTCCGCCCGAAACCACATCAAGCCCAAACCCTTCTTGTGCCATAAGTCTGCACATTGCACGGGAGGCAAAGGCTTTGTTTGCATACATCATATTAATATTTTTATATGAGGCAAAGGCTTCTTTGTACTGCCTGCAAATTCTTCTTACTGTCTGCTCATCCGCAACATAAAGCGGCGAGCCGTATGTATCAACTAAATCAACGCAATCACAACCGCCGATTTCTAAATGATTTTCTTTGTTGATTTTAGCCGTGTAAGGCATAATACTTTGGTTATCCGTTTTTGTTTCTTGCATAGCTCTTCTCTGATTATCTACTTTAACAATCAGATTTTAACATGAATATTTTTATAATAAAAACAGAAGCGGCTGTAAACCTTGTAGTTGTTAAATGTTATTTTTCAGAACTTCTTTTATTGTACCGTCATCATTAAAGAAGGTGGTTTGATTGTGCGGTTCAAATTCCACAACTAAATCTTTAGTTTTTCCGTTTTTTTTAAACCATGTATCTTTTACACAACTTTCTGTATTGATATCAAATTCTTTGATATTATTTACGCCTTTTTCCCCGATTTTTAAATCGGTTTTTTGTAAATATTTCCCGTTCTTTAATCTGTCTACGCTATACCTTAAGCCATCCTGATAGCTGGTAACTATTTTGGAGCCGTCTTTTTGCAGCGTTGTTTTTTCTGCAATTTTGCCGAGCTCATCGTATTTAATAACTTGTCTTAACGAATCATCAGCCCTG encodes:
- the cysK gene encoding cysteine synthase A, with translation MDCYKGLWMKAYKNILELIGKTPLVKINKLTRDCEAEVFVKLECFNPSSSVKDRAALNMIEHAERLFFIEPGKSTIVEPTSVNTGIALAMICALKGYRLILTMPSSVSVERRRLMKAYGAEIILTDPALGRQGAVNKAVELSKTIPDVFIPNQFKNPANPEIHEKTTAREIWDDTDGKVDIVISGIGTGGTLMGIAKELKSKKPLLETVAVEPYESSVLTGHPKGPHGIQGIGPGFIPAIVNLDYFDTIMRVHTTTAIGMARKLAKKEGILCGISGGAALAAAIELAKEEQNKGKLIVCILPDNGERYLNTELFHEDSNK
- a CDS encoding glycosyltransferase family 4 protein gives rise to the protein MKKLALIIDSLDKCFPQDGKIRGGANKVSARLIENFIANPEIELHIFCGLSSVDKIEGVNDINILGFCPFSDMAGFFEKIKKLLDESSYDIVLSSDVLAPYGNIMVHSHSVIYKNKNCKPLWLTAILNILNRKKILKFQNQFTGLNQKVFAMSDMVKKDYIENTIFDESSIFAVYPGADEPKNLTRRQNKVCTFGIVAGSAINKGGHMFVAALWLLSLKNNNFKAKIIHSKYKKDVLMKFLLSLFNLGKRVEILDYNVDMDEFYNELDCLVMPSVNEAFGLVLLEAASYFVPTVASSTAGSAELLQDGKNGFIFRRQKHGIFNLAAKMNTVLNLFYKDKNRYKEICANAQELSATYTWKRFADEVWEILTTR
- the cdaA gene encoding diadenylate cyclase CdaA, giving the protein MVIAVIIIGFYLNFIKRSASKKLFNGIFSIIALFIFSKILIMLNLLILGRFLEGISTILLFSLVVIFQPELRKFLGYLGQHSFIHKTLFSMPKTSNPNVNFTKELFESVKYLSKSKIGALIVIQDDENMTGYSEVGTRLNAAISSELILTIFHPNTALHDGALIMTKNKILAAGVLLPLTDDPELSWQYGTRHRAAIGITEITDAVCIVVSEETGHVSLVESGRIKKIDSLELFTLELQKISNEFDAQGKKGFSFKKKVS
- the lysA gene encoding diaminopimelate decarboxylase: MQETKTDNQSIMPYTAKINKENHLEIGGCDCVDLVDTYGSPLYVADEQTVRRICRQYKEAFASYKNINMMYANKAFASRAMCRLMAQEGFGLDVVSGGELYTALKSDFDCSKILFNGNNKTQEELEMAIDNGVGRISADNFLELALLDNILKSKNKTQDILLRITPGIECHTHEYIQTGHLDSKFGFDLTQLKEAVELIRDEYTNLNLKGLHAHIGSQIFETQVYYDEVQVFCETFKKIRDEFGIELTEMNIGGGLGVTYIKEDTPPSIFKIADVIIKSIKDGMQKYDIKEEPVIYIEPGRSIIATAGVTLYTVGSSKVIPQTGKKYVAVDGGMADNPRPSMYQAEYSAVVANNVNDDNKEIVTIAGRFCESGDILIKDIELPITQEGDIICVFNTGAYGYSMSSNYNRVLKPAMVLVNNGQSDIIIRRQSYDDLICHDEIPQRL